From Halorubrum salinarum, the proteins below share one genomic window:
- a CDS encoding EamA family transporter translates to MDATATTYLPYALLAMGAYALVSPLMRVATTGPNAIPSDVAVVVSNTLLVAMAIGVIAYTGQGFTAHLASPKLAHVLAAGVFLGIGILALYRSLSLGPVSVVTPIFAMFLVFSSVIGFLFLGESFTARKGLGIAFAAAAVYLVSGA, encoded by the coding sequence ATGGACGCTACGGCCACGACCTATCTCCCGTACGCGCTGCTCGCGATGGGCGCGTACGCCCTCGTCTCGCCGCTGATGCGCGTCGCCACGACCGGACCGAACGCGATCCCGAGCGACGTCGCCGTCGTCGTCTCGAACACGCTGCTCGTCGCCATGGCGATCGGCGTGATCGCGTACACCGGACAGGGGTTCACGGCCCACCTCGCGTCGCCGAAGCTGGCGCACGTCCTCGCGGCGGGCGTGTTCCTCGGCATCGGCATCCTCGCCCTCTACCGATCGCTCTCGCTGGGGCCCGTGAGCGTCGTGACGCCCATCTTCGCGATGTTCCTCGTCTTCTCGTCGGTGATCGGCTTCCTGTTCCTCGGCGAGTCGTTCACGGCCCGGAAGGGGCTCGGCATCGCCTTCGCCGCCGCGGCCGTCTACTTGGTCTCCGGCGCCTGA
- a CDS encoding VOC family protein: protein MDGTFDHVMIRVEDLEESLDWYQTHLNYEEKGRWEADTFTNVFLGPEDVHEDGALLELTYNHDGRSYEIGDAWGHIAVRVPEDALQESYDQLMDEGVEDYRDPESCGNRYAFVKDPDGHEIEIVKRDHGAKWSIDHTMIRVEDADEALGYWTRKFEYAEFPGRWEADTFSNYFVAPEDAAEEAMKLELTYNYDGREYTMGDGWGHVAVRVDDLDEAWDDLMTREAPDYRDPASCDHNYAFTKDQDGHEVELVTRD, encoded by the coding sequence ATGGACGGAACCTTCGATCACGTGATGATCCGCGTCGAGGACTTAGAGGAGAGCCTCGACTGGTACCAGACGCACCTGAACTACGAGGAGAAGGGCCGCTGGGAGGCCGACACGTTCACGAACGTGTTCCTCGGCCCCGAGGACGTTCACGAGGACGGCGCCCTCTTAGAGCTCACGTACAACCACGACGGCCGCAGCTACGAGATCGGCGACGCCTGGGGTCACATCGCGGTCCGCGTCCCCGAGGACGCGCTCCAGGAGTCGTACGACCAGCTGATGGACGAGGGCGTCGAGGACTACCGCGACCCCGAGTCCTGCGGGAACCGCTACGCGTTCGTGAAGGACCCCGACGGCCACGAGATCGAGATCGTCAAGCGCGACCACGGCGCGAAGTGGAGCATCGACCACACGATGATCCGCGTCGAGGACGCCGACGAGGCGCTGGGCTACTGGACTCGCAAGTTCGAGTACGCGGAGTTCCCGGGCCGCTGGGAGGCCGACACCTTCTCGAACTACTTCGTGGCGCCCGAGGACGCGGCCGAGGAGGCGATGAAGCTCGAACTCACCTACAACTACGACGGCCGCGAGTACACGATGGGCGACGGCTGGGGCCACGTCGCGGTGCGCGTCGACGACCTCGACGAGGCGTGGGACGACCTCATGACCCGCGAGGCGCCCGACTACCGCGACCCCGCCTCGTGCGACCACAACTACGCGTTCACGAAGGACCAGGACGGCCACGAGGTCGAACTGGTCACGCGGGACTGA
- a CDS encoding thiolase domain-containing protein, which produces MTEVRVAGVGLTPFGSHPERTGRDLFGEAALRAFEDAAVDRADVEELNYGNFMGALAEHQGHQAPLMAEAAGVRCPATRYESACASAGVAVREAVRTVAAGDADVVLAGGMERMTNLPTAEVTEGLAIAADDLFEVRAGVTFPGAYALMANAYFDAYGGSREDLAHVASKNHANAVPNEYAQYRKEVSVAEAMDAPPVAEPLHLYDACPITDGASALVLVSAEYAERNDLDASVAVTGTGQGTDRMALGDRDRLARTPAADDAADAAYADAGVEASDVDVAEVHDCFTIAEVLALESLGLFEPGEGISAAREGVTTADGDLPVNLSGGLKAKGHPVGATGGSQIAELTRLLRGDHPNSEHVPDAEVGVAHNAGGTVASAVVHVLEVAE; this is translated from the coding sequence ATGACAGAGGTACGCGTCGCCGGGGTCGGGCTCACTCCCTTCGGCAGTCACCCGGAGCGCACCGGCCGCGACCTGTTCGGCGAGGCCGCGCTGCGGGCGTTCGAGGACGCGGCGGTCGACCGGGCCGACGTCGAGGAGCTGAACTACGGGAACTTCATGGGGGCGCTCGCCGAGCACCAGGGCCACCAGGCGCCGCTGATGGCCGAGGCAGCCGGGGTGCGCTGCCCGGCGACGCGCTACGAGTCGGCGTGCGCGTCGGCCGGCGTCGCGGTCCGGGAGGCGGTCCGGACGGTGGCCGCGGGCGACGCGGACGTGGTCCTCGCGGGCGGGATGGAGCGCATGACCAACCTCCCGACCGCGGAGGTCACCGAGGGGCTCGCCATCGCGGCCGACGACCTCTTCGAGGTGCGGGCGGGCGTCACCTTCCCCGGCGCCTACGCGCTCATGGCGAACGCCTACTTCGACGCCTACGGCGGGAGCCGCGAGGACCTCGCGCACGTCGCGTCGAAGAACCACGCCAACGCCGTGCCCAACGAGTACGCTCAGTACCGGAAGGAGGTCTCCGTCGCGGAGGCGATGGACGCGCCGCCGGTCGCGGAGCCGCTCCACCTGTACGACGCCTGCCCGATCACCGACGGCGCGAGCGCGCTCGTGTTGGTCTCCGCCGAGTACGCGGAGCGGAACGACCTCGACGCGTCGGTCGCGGTGACGGGCACCGGACAGGGGACCGACCGGATGGCGCTCGGCGACCGCGACCGACTCGCCCGGACGCCCGCCGCGGACGACGCGGCCGACGCGGCCTACGCCGACGCCGGCGTCGAGGCGAGCGACGTCGACGTCGCGGAGGTCCACGACTGCTTCACCATCGCCGAGGTGCTGGCGCTGGAGTCGCTGGGACTGTTCGAGCCGGGCGAGGGGATCTCGGCCGCCCGCGAGGGGGTCACGACCGCCGACGGCGACCTCCCGGTGAACCTCTCGGGCGGGCTGAAGGCGAAGGGCCACCCGGTCGGCGCGACCGGCGGCTCGCAGATCGCCGAATTGACCCGGCTCCTCCGCGGCGACCACCCCAACAGCGAGCACGTCCCAGACGCCGAGGTCGGCGTCGCGCACAACGCGGGCGGGACCGTCGCCAGCGCGGTCGTCCACGTGCTGGAGGTGGCGGAATGA
- a CDS encoding Zn-ribbon domain-containing OB-fold protein, translating into MSDADPSGESPPTDRDYAEWLDALADGEGFALACPDGHGSLPPRRVCPECGSPDLSREPLRETGTVETYSVVHVPSPRFADDAPYATAVVDFGPTRLTGIVRGDDPDGDAAPEVAIGDAVTAAVGERATDGERLVVFRPAADRSPDE; encoded by the coding sequence ATGAGCGACGCGGACCCGAGCGGAGAGTCCCCGCCGACCGACCGCGACTACGCCGAGTGGCTCGACGCGCTCGCCGACGGCGAGGGGTTCGCGCTCGCGTGCCCGGACGGCCACGGCTCGCTCCCCCCGCGCCGCGTCTGCCCCGAGTGCGGGTCGCCGGACCTCTCGCGGGAGCCGCTCCGCGAGACGGGGACCGTCGAGACGTACAGCGTCGTCCACGTCCCGTCGCCGCGCTTCGCCGACGACGCGCCGTACGCGACCGCCGTGGTCGACTTCGGCCCGACGCGGCTGACGGGGATCGTCCGCGGCGACGACCCGGACGGGGACGCAGCCCCGGAGGTCGCAATCGGCGACGCGGTGACGGCCGCCGTCGGCGAGCGCGCCACCGACGGCGAGCGGCTCGTCGTCTTCCGGCCCGCGGCCGACCGGTCCCCGGACGAGTGA
- a CDS encoding histidine kinase N-terminal 7TM domain-containing protein — translation MAALSPLSVALLVAVTVGLAGAILAWRERPEPGATWLAVLLAGQVWWATFLVFELEATTLPAKALWYDVQWVGVVAIPVGWLFFALAYTGYDRYVTPFSVAMVSVVPAATVAVAAAGDPGNLLAADRVVRETAVGTFLDVVPGPLYYIIAGYTYLLGAVGSVPLIQLIRDDARPFRGQSAALLVGTAAPWAGSVAYLSGAIPIPGLDPTPLVFGVSGVAYLLALSRFRLLTLAPAPRRRARQLVFEQLHDPVFVVGTEGLLVDLNESAAETFGVDRRAAIGEPAAAVVPKYDAVRELDASGDDKPRAIRLVGRDGQRPYEATIRDVVDDHDRTTARVITYHDVGAYLGQQQRLNVLNRVFRHDVRTETNLILGYAEQLRSDPTDERAMSVISESAERMLDLSERTRTAGELFDPTDESEWRPLPAVVDEAVAEARANGPDARVEVGEVPTVPVREVLVVVLENLCSNAVRHNDGDAPWMRVDAAVADGWVEVTVADDGPGIDPAEYDVLDRGTETPLRHGSGIGLWIVKWGVDHLGGRISFDERDPEGTLVTVAVPIDREPSEAGGDGNEAPEPPADGPSTAGGSVSRRTPPDAGR, via the coding sequence ATGGCCGCGCTGAGCCCCCTGTCCGTCGCCCTCCTCGTGGCCGTGACGGTCGGGCTCGCGGGGGCGATCCTCGCGTGGCGGGAGCGCCCGGAGCCGGGCGCGACCTGGCTCGCGGTGCTGCTCGCCGGGCAGGTCTGGTGGGCGACGTTCCTCGTCTTCGAACTGGAGGCGACGACGCTGCCGGCGAAGGCGCTGTGGTACGACGTCCAGTGGGTCGGCGTCGTCGCCATCCCGGTCGGGTGGCTCTTCTTCGCGCTGGCGTACACCGGCTACGACCGCTACGTGACGCCGTTCTCCGTGGCGATGGTGTCCGTCGTCCCCGCGGCCACCGTCGCGGTCGCCGCCGCCGGCGACCCGGGCAATCTCCTCGCGGCCGACCGGGTCGTCCGTGAGACCGCCGTCGGCACGTTCCTCGACGTGGTGCCCGGGCCGCTGTACTACATCATCGCGGGCTACACCTACCTCCTCGGCGCGGTCGGATCGGTCCCGCTGATCCAGCTGATCCGCGACGACGCCCGCCCGTTCCGGGGACAGAGCGCGGCGCTCCTCGTCGGGACCGCGGCGCCGTGGGCCGGCAGCGTCGCGTACCTCTCGGGCGCGATCCCGATCCCCGGACTCGACCCCACGCCGCTGGTGTTCGGGGTCTCGGGGGTCGCGTACCTGCTCGCGCTCTCGCGGTTCCGGCTGCTGACGCTCGCGCCCGCCCCGCGCCGCCGCGCGCGCCAACTCGTCTTCGAGCAGCTCCACGACCCCGTGTTCGTCGTCGGGACGGAGGGGCTCCTCGTCGACTTAAACGAGAGCGCGGCCGAGACGTTCGGCGTCGACCGCCGCGCGGCCATCGGGGAGCCGGCGGCGGCGGTCGTCCCGAAGTACGACGCGGTCCGCGAACTCGACGCAAGCGGGGACGACAAGCCGCGGGCGATACGGCTCGTCGGGCGCGACGGGCAGCGGCCCTACGAGGCGACGATCAGGGACGTGGTCGACGACCACGACCGCACCACCGCGCGGGTCATAACCTACCACGACGTCGGGGCGTACCTCGGCCAGCAGCAGCGGCTCAACGTGCTCAACCGCGTCTTCCGGCACGACGTTCGCACGGAGACGAACCTCATCCTGGGGTACGCCGAACAGCTTCGCTCGGACCCGACCGACGAGCGCGCGATGTCCGTCATCTCGGAGAGCGCCGAGCGGATGCTGGACCTCAGCGAGCGCACCCGGACCGCCGGCGAGCTGTTCGACCCGACGGACGAGTCGGAGTGGAGGCCGCTCCCGGCGGTCGTCGACGAGGCCGTCGCGGAGGCGCGAGCAAACGGTCCAGACGCGCGGGTCGAGGTCGGGGAGGTGCCGACCGTCCCCGTCCGAGAGGTGTTGGTAGTCGTCTTAGAGAACCTCTGCTCGAACGCGGTGCGACACAACGACGGCGACGCGCCGTGGATGCGGGTCGACGCCGCGGTCGCGGACGGGTGGGTCGAGGTCACCGTCGCGGACGACGGCCCCGGGATCGACCCCGCGGAGTACGACGTATTAGACCGCGGCACGGAGACTCCCCTCCGGCACGGCAGCGGGATCGGCCTGTGGATCGTCAAGTGGGGCGTCGACCACCTCGGCGGCCGGATCTCGTTCGACGAGCGCGACCCCGAGGGGACGCTCGTGACGGTCGCCGTTCCGATCGACCGGGAACCGTCCGAGGCCGGGGGCGACGGGAACGAGGCCCCGGAACCGCCCGCCGACGGCCCGTCGACCGCGGGCGGTTCGGTCTCGCGGCGGACGCCGCCGGACGCGGGTCGATAG
- a CDS encoding hybrid sensor histidine kinase/response regulator, with the protein MSDRIPVLLVDDDPDLREVTASFLEREADRIAVETAPDSDAGLDILADHEVECVVSDYEMPGRDGLAFLAAVRERYSDLPFILFTGRGSEEVASEAISAGVTDYLQKRGGTERYERLANRVVEAVEKRRAELEAEEAVGQFRAVAEGASDAILSVDTDGVIEFANPAVESVFGYEPSELEGEPLTTLMPDRHRNDHLGAVERYLATGERSVDWSDVRFDALHRDGHEVPVSLSYGEFTADGERHFVGVIRDATDRDRHRAFIEHASDVVAVLSRDWRFRYLSPSCERVTGHDPSDLLGERSLDYVHPEDREAVRAAFGDLDAEGGPPTAEYRFETADGEYRWLESNGSERIETDAIEGYVVTTRDVSERKERERTLARLREWTRDLNYARTTEEAADLAVEAVEDLIDAGLSGIHLRTEEGDRLEPVALGQSVPALFEEQPSYDRDAPPGTRAAMAWDAFRSDESLVVDELSTYEPLDEPSPAESLVLRPIGDHGLFVVSSPEPNEFTDTDVLVAEILTGHLEAAFDRIERESRVERLHDATRTLVRADSRKEIAERAVEAATDVLGFSIVTVRIHDEDDGGLVPMAVSPKAEDLLPERRTYTPDGGSLNWGAYDAGEPRKFDDIRETDALDADTDLRSLLIVPIGDYGTISVGETEPGVFGGVDEYLAGILATAAETAFQAEARTRRLAERTSELERQNDRLEEFAGVVSHDLRNPLEVARGRTELAREECDSDHLAAVERAHGRMTALIDDLLTLAREGDPVTDADPVDLGRVVGSCWRTVDTRDATLRADAEGMILADEGRLKQLLENLIRNAIEHGGDDVTVAVGTLPDGFYVADDGPGIDPERRGDVFEAGHTTSQSGTGFGLRIVEQVADAHGWSVRAVESDEGGARFEVTGVEFEE; encoded by the coding sequence ATGTCCGACCGCATCCCGGTCCTCCTCGTCGACGACGACCCGGACCTGCGAGAGGTCACCGCCTCGTTCTTAGAGCGCGAGGCGGACCGGATCGCGGTCGAGACGGCGCCCGACTCGGACGCCGGGCTCGACATCCTGGCGGACCATGAGGTCGAGTGCGTCGTCTCGGACTACGAGATGCCCGGGCGGGACGGGCTGGCGTTCCTCGCCGCGGTCCGCGAGCGCTACTCGGACCTCCCGTTCATCCTCTTCACCGGGCGAGGGTCCGAGGAGGTCGCGAGCGAAGCGATCTCCGCCGGCGTCACCGACTACCTCCAGAAGCGCGGCGGCACGGAGCGGTACGAGCGGCTGGCGAACAGGGTCGTCGAGGCCGTCGAGAAGCGGCGCGCCGAACTGGAGGCCGAGGAGGCGGTCGGCCAGTTCCGCGCGGTCGCGGAGGGGGCGTCGGACGCGATCCTGTCGGTCGACACCGACGGCGTGATCGAGTTCGCGAACCCGGCCGTCGAGTCGGTGTTCGGGTACGAGCCGAGCGAGCTGGAGGGCGAGCCGCTGACGACGCTGATGCCAGACCGGCACCGGAACGACCACCTCGGGGCGGTCGAGCGGTACCTCGCCACCGGAGAGCGCAGCGTCGACTGGTCGGACGTCCGGTTCGACGCGCTCCACCGCGACGGCCACGAGGTCCCGGTCTCGCTGTCGTACGGCGAGTTCACCGCGGACGGCGAGCGACACTTCGTCGGCGTGATCCGCGACGCCACCGACCGCGACCGCCACCGGGCGTTCATCGAACACGCCAGCGACGTGGTCGCCGTGCTGTCGCGCGACTGGCGGTTCCGGTACCTGAGCCCGTCCTGCGAGCGCGTGACCGGCCACGACCCGTCGGACCTGCTCGGCGAGCGGTCGCTGGACTACGTCCATCCGGAGGACCGGGAGGCGGTCAGGGCGGCGTTCGGCGATCTCGACGCCGAGGGCGGCCCGCCGACGGCCGAGTACCGGTTCGAGACGGCCGACGGCGAGTACCGGTGGCTCGAGTCGAACGGGAGCGAGCGGATCGAGACGGACGCCATCGAGGGGTACGTCGTCACCACGCGGGACGTCTCCGAGCGGAAGGAGCGCGAGCGGACCCTCGCCCGGCTCCGCGAGTGGACCCGGGACCTCAACTACGCCCGGACGACCGAGGAGGCGGCCGATCTGGCGGTGGAGGCGGTCGAAGACCTGATCGACGCGGGGCTGAGCGGGATCCACCTCCGCACCGAGGAGGGGGACCGCCTCGAACCGGTCGCGCTGGGCCAGTCGGTGCCCGCGCTGTTCGAGGAGCAGCCGTCCTACGACCGGGACGCGCCGCCGGGGACGCGGGCGGCGATGGCGTGGGACGCCTTCCGGAGCGACGAGTCGCTCGTCGTCGACGAGCTGTCGACGTACGAGCCGCTCGACGAGCCCTCGCCGGCGGAGAGCCTCGTGTTGCGTCCGATCGGGGACCACGGGCTGTTCGTCGTCTCCTCGCCGGAGCCGAACGAGTTCACCGACACCGACGTGCTCGTGGCCGAGATCCTCACCGGCCACCTCGAGGCGGCGTTCGACCGCATCGAGCGGGAGAGCCGCGTGGAGCGGCTCCACGACGCGACTCGGACCCTCGTCCGGGCGGACTCGCGGAAGGAGATCGCGGAGCGGGCGGTCGAGGCCGCCACCGACGTGCTCGGGTTCTCGATCGTCACGGTCCGGATCCACGACGAGGACGACGGCGGACTGGTGCCGATGGCCGTCTCGCCGAAGGCGGAGGACCTGCTGCCGGAGCGGCGGACCTACACCCCCGACGGGGGGAGCCTGAACTGGGGCGCGTACGACGCCGGCGAGCCCCGGAAGTTCGACGACATCCGCGAGACCGACGCGCTCGACGCCGACACGGACCTGCGCAGCCTGCTGATCGTCCCGATCGGCGACTACGGGACGATCTCGGTCGGCGAGACGGAGCCCGGCGTGTTCGGCGGCGTCGACGAGTACCTCGCCGGGATCCTGGCGACGGCGGCCGAGACGGCGTTCCAGGCCGAGGCGCGCACCCGCCGGCTCGCGGAGCGGACCTCGGAACTGGAGCGACAGAACGACCGCTTAGAGGAGTTCGCGGGGGTGGTGTCACACGACCTCCGGAACCCGCTGGAGGTCGCGCGCGGCCGGACCGAACTCGCCCGCGAGGAGTGCGACAGCGACCACCTCGCGGCCGTCGAGCGCGCGCACGGCCGGATGACCGCCCTGATCGACGACCTGCTCACGCTCGCCCGCGAAGGCGACCCCGTGACCGACGCCGACCCGGTGGACCTGGGTCGGGTCGTCGGCTCCTGCTGGCGGACGGTCGACACGCGGGACGCGACGCTGCGCGCCGACGCCGAGGGGATGATCCTCGCGGACGAGGGGCGGCTCAAACAGCTGTTGGAGAACCTGATCCGGAACGCGATCGAACACGGCGGCGACGACGTGACGGTCGCGGTCGGGACGCTGCCGGACGGCTTCTACGTGGCCGACGACGGCCCGGGGATCGATCCCGAGCGCCGGGGAGACGTGTTCGAGGCGGGGCACACGACCTCGCAGTCGGGGACCGGGTTCGGGCTGCGGATCGTCGAACAAGTGGCCGACGCGCACGGCTGGTCGGTGCGGGCGGTCGAGAGCGACGAGGGCGGGGCGCGCTTCGAGGTCACCGGCGTCGAGTTCGAGGAGTGA
- a CDS encoding UbiA family prenyltransferase: MANEPTKPSTADGTTSQYRSHVTPPDTGAVRRVAAFAAGAPFTALVAAVEVALVTAALGVQRSAAPIAVGLIAFSVYAADHVADAEGDADSTPLRARFALRYADQLMVAAAVSYGLAVALAAGAGPAALALALVPGAVWIGYATDWLPALGDRLAPLGAVSVPRLKDVFLLNSAAVALAWAVAVVAAPLAFAGVPVDSVGPRTVALLFAYVLIRSFVDVEIPNVRDAAADAARGVATLPVVFGVAGTRRILLGVDAVAAGLLAVAFATGAAAPAALAALAVELAVSLAVTALAGRLDGTALGLAPDGSYLVAGVALLAIGL; this comes from the coding sequence ATGGCAAACGAACCGACGAAGCCGTCGACGGCAGACGGCACGACATCGCAGTATCGCTCGCACGTGACTCCCCCCGACACGGGCGCCGTGCGCCGGGTCGCCGCGTTCGCCGCGGGCGCCCCGTTCACCGCGCTCGTCGCGGCCGTCGAGGTGGCGCTCGTGACGGCCGCGCTCGGGGTCCAGCGGTCCGCCGCGCCGATCGCGGTCGGGCTGATCGCGTTCTCCGTGTACGCGGCGGACCACGTCGCCGACGCGGAGGGCGACGCCGACTCGACGCCGCTGCGCGCCCGCTTCGCGCTCCGCTACGCCGACCAGCTGATGGTCGCCGCCGCCGTGAGCTACGGGCTCGCGGTCGCGCTCGCGGCGGGCGCCGGGCCCGCGGCGCTGGCGCTCGCGCTCGTCCCGGGCGCGGTGTGGATCGGCTACGCCACCGACTGGCTCCCGGCCCTCGGCGACCGCCTCGCGCCGCTCGGCGCGGTCTCGGTGCCGCGGCTCAAGGACGTGTTCCTCCTCAACTCGGCGGCGGTCGCGCTCGCCTGGGCGGTCGCGGTCGTCGCCGCGCCGCTCGCGTTCGCGGGCGTCCCCGTCGACTCGGTCGGACCGAGGACGGTCGCCCTGCTGTTCGCGTACGTCCTCATTCGCTCGTTCGTCGACGTCGAGATCCCGAACGTCAGGGACGCCGCCGCCGACGCGGCGCGGGGCGTGGCGACGCTCCCGGTCGTCTTCGGGGTCGCCGGAACGCGGCGGATCCTCCTCGGCGTCGACGCCGTCGCCGCCGGGCTGCTCGCGGTCGCCTTCGCGACCGGCGCGGCGGCGCCGGCGGCACTCGCCGCGCTGGCCGTCGAGCTCGCCGTCTCCCTGGCCGTCACCGCGCTCGCGGGACGGCTCGACGGGACGGCGCTCGGTCTCGCCCCGGACGGCAGCTACCTCGTCGCCGGCGTCGCCCTCCTCGCGATCGGGCTGTGA
- a CDS encoding proteasome assembly chaperone family protein, protein MEDIEIDEVATPELTDPVLIEGLPGVGHVGKLAAEHLLEEFDGELVRRVYATEFPPQVNVDDEGVAELTCAEFHAVETDGADLLVLTGDHQAGSNAGHYKLTSTFLDVAESFGAERAFALGGVPTGELVEEYTVLGAVSDGALTGDLEDAGVEFRADEPAGGIVGVSGLVLGLGGRRGFEAACLMGETSGYLVDPKSARAVLETLEAVLDMSVDYESLEDRAEEMEEVVGKIREMQEGPAVPDDDLRYIG, encoded by the coding sequence ATGGAGGACATCGAGATCGACGAGGTCGCGACGCCGGAGCTCACGGACCCGGTGTTGATCGAGGGGCTGCCGGGCGTCGGGCACGTGGGGAAGCTGGCGGCCGAACACCTGCTGGAGGAGTTCGACGGGGAGCTCGTCCGCCGGGTGTACGCCACGGAGTTCCCGCCGCAGGTGAACGTCGACGACGAGGGGGTCGCGGAGCTGACCTGCGCCGAGTTCCACGCCGTCGAGACCGACGGCGCCGACCTGCTCGTCCTGACCGGCGACCACCAGGCCGGGTCGAACGCGGGCCACTACAAGCTCACCTCGACGTTCCTCGACGTGGCCGAGTCGTTCGGCGCGGAGCGCGCGTTCGCGCTCGGCGGCGTCCCGACCGGCGAGCTGGTCGAGGAGTACACCGTCCTCGGCGCGGTCTCCGACGGCGCGCTCACGGGGGACTTGGAGGACGCCGGCGTCGAGTTCCGCGCCGACGAGCCGGCGGGCGGCATCGTCGGCGTCTCCGGGCTCGTGCTGGGGCTCGGCGGCCGCCGCGGGTTCGAGGCCGCCTGCCTGATGGGCGAGACGAGCGGCTACCTCGTCGACCCGAAGAGCGCCCGCGCCGTGCTGGAGACGCTGGAGGCCGTCCTCGACATGTCCGTCGACTACGAGAGCTTAGAGGACCGCGCCGAGGAGATGGAGGAGGTCGTCGGCAAGATCCGCGAGATGCAGGAGGGGCCGGCGGTGCCGGACGACGACCTCCGTTACATCGGCTGA
- a CDS encoding RNA-protein complex protein Nop10 — protein sequence MKSDIRVCANWEAAHERPVYALGDRCPECDGPTENSAPAPFGPEDPYGEYRRRARRRGSE from the coding sequence GTGAAATCAGACATCCGCGTCTGCGCGAACTGGGAGGCCGCTCACGAGCGGCCGGTGTACGCGCTCGGCGACCGGTGCCCGGAGTGCGACGGCCCGACCGAGAACAGCGCGCCGGCCCCGTTCGGCCCGGAGGACCCGTACGGCGAGTACCGACGGCGGGCGCGGCGACGCGGCTCGGAGTAG